One genomic window of Quercus robur chromosome 6, dhQueRobu3.1, whole genome shotgun sequence includes the following:
- the LOC126690268 gene encoding probable leucine-rich repeat receptor-like protein kinase At1g35710 — protein sequence MHAKFADTRNIHSRDTASVTQTATKVMAFKVLFCSLVLLLVSLLHFATYAFSTSSVAATAEVGKAFEEAEALLNWKASLDNQNKSLLSSWVGDHPCINWVGITYDDMELGVTRLNLSSFGLKGTLYNLNLSSFPNLHSLYLLQNSLYGTIPDSIGDLSKLTHLEFSHNNLFGAFPPSIFNLSKLRFFNLTGNQIPQEFHPR from the coding sequence ATGCACGCAAAGTTTGCAGACACACGCAATATCCACTCTCGAGACACAGCCTCCGTAACACAAACAGCTACCAAAGTTATGGCATTCAAAGTCTTGTTCTGTAGCCTTGTACTTTTGTTGGTTTCCTTGCTCCATTTTGCTACCTATGCTTTCTCCACATCTTCTGTGGCTGCTACAGCTGAAGTAGGTAAAGCATTTGAGGAAGCAGAAGCTCTTCTAAACTGGAAAGCCAGTcttgacaaccaaaacaaatCTCTCCTGTCTTCGTGGGTTGGAGACCACCCATGCATTAATTGGGTTGGAATTACTTACGATGATATGGAATTGGGTGTCACTCGCCTAAACCTTTCCAGTTTTGGTTTGAAAGGTACGCTTTACAACCTTAACTTATCTTCCTTTCCCAACCTccattctctctatcttttaCAAAACTCGCTTTATGGAACTATTCCTGATAGTATTGGAGACCTTTCTAAACTCACCCATCTCGAATTCTCTCACAATAATCTTTTTGGTGCATTTCCTCCTAGCATTTTTAACCTTTCCAAACTTCGGTTTTTCAATTTGACTGGAAATCAGATACCGCAAGAATTCCACCC